One Scomber scombrus chromosome 4, fScoSco1.1, whole genome shotgun sequence genomic region harbors:
- the fibcd1a gene encoding fibrinogen C domain-containing protein 1, which yields MMLNDSWTIMNNSSSELDSKRPIRNKKCCSVLLWSGFVLVAVAAVVTAAVTILHVNQYPLPFITRGGVSSSSPIISTNPRESGALVTVSRVTDGEPISIFLDPNCPDHSEHFLRWEGLQSSLLRALTNHNAGDWQERGLVQKLGEELKVLSGHAHNMRLEADSLKRGQGVLDQRLDALQSEQSRIIQLLTDSHSGVLKLASGFTDSLLRLQAETDSLRRLRSETGETGETAVRPRDCSDVMASGGSQDGVYSVFPTHDPDGFMVYCDMTTDGGGWTVIQRREDGSVNFFRGWEAYRDGFGKTTGEHWLGLQRMSSLTRSGGYELRIDMADFDNATAFALYAEFSVGRDSVNPEEDGYPLTVDEYSGTAGDSLLKHSGMQFTTKDRDQDQSENNCAAYYQGAWWYRNCHTSNLNGQYLRGGHASYADGVEWSSWTGWQYSLRFTEMKIRPRPKPDL from the exons atgATGCTGAACGACAGCTGGACCATCATGAACAACAGCAGCTCCGAGCTGGACAGCAAACGGCCAATCAGAAACAAG aaaTGCTGCAGCGTCCTGTTGTGGTCAGGCTTCGTGTTGGTTGCCGTGGCAGCAGttgtcacagcagcagtcaCCATCCTGCACGTGAACCAGTATCCTCTACCCTTCATCACCAG gGGCGGAGTCTCTTCCTCGTCTCCCATCATCTCGACCAATCCCAGAGAGTCTGGCGCCCTGGTGACGGTGTCCCGTGTCACAGACGGGGAGCCAATCAGCATCTTCTTGGACCCGAACTGTCCGGACCACAGCGAGCACTTCCTGCGGTGGGAGGGGCTGCAGAGCTCGTTGCTCCGGGCGCTGACCAATCACAACGCAGGAGACTGGCAGGAGAGGGGATTGGTCCAGAAGCTGGGGGAGGAGCTCAAGGTGTTATCAGGCCACGCCCACAACATGAGGCTAGAAGCTGATTCGCTGAAAAGAGGTCAAGGTGTTCTGGACCAACGATTGGACGCTTTGCAGAGCGAACAGAGCCGCATCATACAG ctgttgaCAGACAGTCACTCAGGTGTGCTGAAGTTAGCTTCCGGCTTCACGGACTCTCTGCTGAGACTGCAGGCGGAGACAGACAGTCtgaggaggctgaggagtgagacaggtgagacaggtgagacag cgGTCAGACCCAGGGACTGCAGTGATGTCATGGCGTCTGGCGGCTCTCAGGATGGAGTTTATTCCGTGTTTCCGACTCACGACCCCGACGGCTTCATGGTTTACTGTGACATGACgactgatggaggaggctgGACG gtgatccagaggagggaggatggcTCTGTTAATTTCTTCCGAGGCTGGGAGGCGTACAGAGATGGCTTCGGCAAAACTACAGGAGAGCACTGGCtgg gtctCCAGAGGATGTCCTCTCTCACCAGGTCAGGTGGTTATGAGTTACGTATCGACATGGCAGACTTCGATAACGCCACAGCGTTCGCTCTCTATGCAGAGTTCTCTGTCGGCCGCGACTCCGTCAACCCTGAAGAGGACGGATACCCTCTGACTGTGGACGAGTACTCTGGGACCGCag GTGATTCCCTCCTGAAGCATTCTGGGATGCAGTTCACCACCAAAGACCGGGACCAGGACCAGTCAGAGAACAACTGTGCAGCGTACTATCAGGGAGCCTGGTGGTACCGGAACTGTCACACCTCCAACCTGAACGGCCAGTACCTGCGAGGAGGCCACGCCTCCTACGCTGACGGCGTGGAGTGGTCCAGCTGGACGGGCTGGCAGTACTCTCTGAGGTTCACTGAGATGAAGATACGACCCCGACCCAagcctgacctttga